The following are encoded together in the Echeneis naucrates chromosome 9, fEcheNa1.1, whole genome shotgun sequence genome:
- the ap3m2 gene encoding AP-3 complex subunit mu-2 — protein sequence MIHSLFLVNASGDIFLEKHWKSVVSRSVCDYFFEAQERATEPENVPPVIPTPHHYLISVLRHRIYFVAVIQSEVPPLFVIEFLHRVVDTFQDYFGVCTEAAIKDNVVVVYELLEEMLDNGFPLATESNILKELIKPPTILRTMVNTITGSTNVGEQLPTGQLSVVPWRRTGVKYTNNEAYFDVVEEIDAIIDKSGSTITAEIQGVIDACVKLTGMPDLTLSFMNPRLLDDVSFHPCVRFKRWEAERILSFIPPDGNFRLLSYHVSSQNLVAIPVYVKHNITFREGSSQGRFDLTLGPKQTMGKAVESVLVSSQLPRGVLNANLNPSQGTYTFDPVTKLLTWDVGKINPQKLPSLKGTMSLQAGASKPDENPTINIQFKIQQMAISGLKVNRLDMYGEKYKPFKGIKYMTKAGKFQVRT from the exons ATGATCCACAGCCTGTTCCTAGTAAATGCCTCAGGGGACATTTTCCTGGAGAAGCACTGGAAGAGTGTGGTCAGCCGCTCAGTGTGTGACTACTTCTTTGAGGCGCAGGAGCGAGCCACTGAGCCAGAGAATGTCCCACCAGTGATCCCCACACCGCACCACTACCTTATCAGTGTGCTCAGACATCGCATCTACTTTGTTGCAGTCATCCAGAGTGAGGTGCCACCGCTCTTTGTCATTGAGTTTCTGCACAGAGTAGTGGACACATTCCAG GACTATTTTGGAGTGTGTACAGAGGCTGCAATCAAAGACAACGTGGTAGTGGTCTATGAACTACTGGAGGAGATGCTGGACAATGGCTTTCCACTGGCAACAGAGTCCAACATTCTCAAAGAGCTCATTAAGCCCCCCACCATCCTTCGTACAATGGTCAATACCATCACAG GTAGCACCAATGTGGGTGAACAGCTCCCTACAGGCCAGCTGTCTGTAGTGCCATGGCGACGCACTGGGGTCAAATACACTAACAATGAAGCTTATTTTGATGTGGTTGAGGAGATTGATGCTATCATTGATAAATCAG gCTCCACTATTACTGCAGAAATCCAGGGAGTTATTGATGCTTGTGTAAAACTGACAGGCATGCCTGATCTCACTCTATCCTTTATG AATCCTCGGCTACTGGATGACGTCAGTTTCCATCCGTGTGTTCGGTTCAAGCGCTGGGAAGCTGAGCGGATCCTGTCTTTCATCCCCCCTGACGGAAACTTCCGGTTGCTCTCTTACCATGTCAGCTCTCAGAA CCTGGTGGCAATCCCAGTATATGTCAAGCACAACATCACCTTCCGTGAAGGAAGCTCCCAGGGACGCTTTGACTTGACCCTTGGTCCCAAACAAACCATGGGTAAGGCTGTGGAGTCAGTCCTAGTCAGCAGTCAGCTACCGCGGGGCGTACTCAACGCCAACCTCAACCCCTCCCAGGGAACATACACATTTGACCCTGTCACAAAG TTGTTGACATGGGATGTCGGTAAGATCAACCCACAGAAGCTTCCCAGTCTGAAAGGTACCATGAGCCTGCAGGCAGGAGCCTCCAAACCTGATGAGAACCCCACCATAAACATTCAATTCAAAATCCAACAGATGGCCATCTCag GGCTAAAGGTGAATCGACTGGACATGTACGGTGAAAAGTATAAACCTTTCAAAGGCATCAAGTACATGACAAAGGCTGGCAAGTTCCAGGTCAGGACGTAA